A genomic window from Pseudanabaena yagii GIHE-NHR1 includes:
- a CDS encoding glycosyltransferase family 4 protein — translation MKILHLSTSDIDNGGARAAYRLSQGLQSIGCSSQMLVRAKFSKDRTVIPEKSLLTKLGPPVSGLPLRLYPKHKSDMFSPQWFPDVLAAKVAHINPDVINLHWVCNGYLQIETLPKFKKPLVWTLHDMWPFTGGCVYTQECEKYKVSCGGCPQLNSDRHNDLSHWIWERKVKAWSNLNLTIVATSSWMAECAKASSIFQNTRIETIPLGLDTERYKPIDRSVSRNLLNLPQDKQLILFGALNPTSDPRKGFQLLQPALQKIAQNGWQDRVELVVFGASKPDQETDLGFRTHYLGYLQDDISLAIAYSAADVTIVPSIQEAFGQTASESLSCGTPVVAFSNTGLRDIVDHQRNGYLVTPFEIEELAHGIMWVLEDAERYQKLQYDARAKSLREFAPEVQAHRYLSLYKDISGLNS, via the coding sequence ATGAAAATTTTACATCTGAGTACCTCCGATATTGATAATGGAGGCGCAAGAGCTGCATATAGGCTCAGTCAGGGATTGCAGTCCATAGGATGCTCTTCACAAATGCTAGTACGAGCTAAATTTAGTAAAGATCGCACTGTGATTCCTGAAAAATCACTCCTGACAAAGTTGGGACCACCTGTTTCTGGGCTACCACTGCGGCTCTATCCTAAACATAAATCAGATATGTTTTCTCCCCAGTGGTTTCCTGATGTCCTTGCGGCAAAGGTTGCTCACATCAATCCAGATGTTATTAATCTGCACTGGGTTTGTAATGGCTATCTGCAAATTGAGACATTGCCAAAGTTTAAAAAGCCCCTAGTTTGGACATTACATGATATGTGGCCTTTTACAGGAGGCTGCGTCTATACCCAAGAATGCGAAAAATACAAGGTATCTTGTGGTGGTTGTCCCCAATTAAATAGTGATCGCCATAATGATCTGTCCCATTGGATATGGGAAAGAAAAGTTAAAGCTTGGAGCAATCTCAATCTAACCATTGTCGCAACGTCCTCATGGATGGCGGAATGCGCTAAAGCTAGCTCAATTTTTCAAAATACAAGGATAGAAACAATTCCTCTAGGGCTAGATACTGAGAGATATAAACCCATTGATCGCTCCGTATCTCGTAACTTACTCAATCTGCCCCAAGACAAGCAACTCATCCTTTTTGGAGCACTCAACCCAACCTCTGATCCACGCAAAGGATTTCAATTATTACAGCCTGCTCTTCAGAAAATCGCTCAAAATGGTTGGCAAGATCGGGTAGAGCTAGTTGTGTTTGGTGCATCTAAGCCAGATCAAGAAACTGATTTAGGATTTAGAACTCATTATTTGGGCTATTTACAGGATGATATCTCACTAGCAATAGCCTATTCAGCCGCAGATGTCACCATCGTGCCATCAATTCAAGAAGCATTTGGTCAAACAGCTTCTGAATCCCTTTCCTGTGGTACTCCTGTAGTTGCTTTTAGCAACACTGGATTAAGAGATATTGTTGATCATCAACGCAATGGCTATCTAGTGACTCCATTTGAAATTGAAGAGCTAGCTCATGGAATTATGTGGGTGTTAGAAGATGCAGAGCGTTATCAGAAATTGCAGTATGATGCTAGAGCTAAGAGCCTACGTGAGTTTGCTCCTGAGGTTCAAGCCCACCGTTACTTATCTTTATACAAAGATATATCAGGTTTAAATAGTTAA
- a CDS encoding NAD-dependent epimerase/dehydratase family protein has translation MKILITGGAGFIGKWLIEKIPPEFEVIVLDSLDPQVHTKSQDFAPEIKARAQCIKADIQDIANYKEIIEGTDVVVHLVAQTGTGQSMYEISRYVQDNANGTAKLLELISSLNHKPRRVVLSSSRAVYGDGAYTDGKSVLYPKGRFLENLQRGIWEVCSPEGEILQPLPMRETYLTKPTSVYGLTKLWQEQLLEIYCESQAIDLVTLRFQNVYGPKQELGNPYTGIIGIFTNAISQGSPLELFEDGLVTRDFVFVGDIADAVVKSIITEKTLNTTINVGSGKAVTLIDVVETIAQLLNKKAEYKISGRFRVGDIRHAVADMSHYETQLGEWQPTSLKDGLSQYLDWYLHQEPLNPEVLQASLKEMERKGLLQTKKPS, from the coding sequence ATGAAGATCCTCATTACTGGTGGAGCAGGTTTTATTGGCAAGTGGTTGATTGAAAAGATCCCACCTGAATTTGAGGTCATAGTTCTCGATTCTCTAGATCCTCAGGTTCATACTAAGTCACAGGATTTCGCTCCAGAAATTAAAGCTCGTGCTCAATGTATTAAAGCAGATATCCAAGACATTGCTAATTACAAAGAGATAATTGAAGGTACTGATGTCGTTGTTCATTTAGTGGCCCAAACTGGTACTGGACAGTCAATGTACGAAATTAGCCGCTATGTACAGGACAATGCTAATGGTACAGCGAAACTATTGGAGCTAATCTCCTCTCTTAATCACAAACCGCGCCGTGTAGTTTTATCCTCAAGCCGTGCCGTCTATGGTGATGGCGCTTACACTGACGGCAAGTCAGTGCTTTACCCTAAGGGAAGATTCCTAGAAAATCTACAACGTGGCATCTGGGAGGTTTGTAGTCCTGAAGGGGAGATTTTGCAGCCTTTGCCAATGCGAGAAACCTATCTCACCAAACCTACCTCTGTGTATGGATTAACTAAACTATGGCAAGAGCAACTATTAGAAATTTATTGCGAGAGTCAAGCGATCGATTTAGTAACGTTGCGCTTTCAGAATGTATATGGTCCCAAACAAGAGTTAGGGAATCCCTATACTGGCATTATTGGTATTTTTACCAATGCGATCTCTCAAGGAAGTCCATTGGAACTGTTTGAAGATGGATTAGTGACACGAGATTTTGTATTTGTTGGCGATATTGCTGATGCTGTTGTGAAATCGATCATTACCGAAAAGACTTTGAACACCACGATTAATGTCGGTAGTGGCAAGGCAGTGACGTTAATTGATGTTGTTGAAACGATCGCTCAACTTTTAAATAAGAAAGCAGAGTATAAGATCTCAGGACGTTTCCGTGTGGGTGATATTCGCCATGCGGTTGCTGATATGAGCCACTATGAGACTCAATTGGGCGAATGGCAACCTACATCTCTCAAGGATGGTTTATCCCAATATCTAGATTGGTATCTTCATCAAGAACCACTTAATCCAGAAGTTTTGCAAGCATCTTTGAAAGAGATGGAGCGTAAAGGATTATTGCAGACTAAAAAGCCTAGCTAA
- a CDS encoding glycosyltransferase, whose translation MIENNLEKITKQNKVGQFNHFFLTKFNVRSFPELRPGCEPAWLERRFNLFDQFCFPSVSNQSNQNFKWLVFFDVDTPEPFKQKIADYNKQWENFVPVYLDCPLPYGEFPDEVRNVVRQYIPADCEYLITTWLDNDDAIHKDYVQLIQDNFEEQNGETLNFFFGYQLAEGKLYFDFELANHFISLIEKYNPESFNTCLCRPHKELYEVCQSSKKIFCKPVWIEVVHGSNYMNVYRRGFRVPTGSILDDYSIKAEQPKDQEKTIPFLLEQAKISIFFPYYFLRKVFLRIKHKQLDELAMSRFTFKKY comes from the coding sequence ATGATTGAGAATAATCTTGAAAAAATTACTAAACAAAATAAAGTGGGACAGTTTAATCATTTTTTTCTAACTAAATTTAATGTCAGAAGTTTTCCAGAACTTAGACCAGGATGTGAGCCTGCTTGGTTAGAAAGACGATTTAATCTATTTGACCAATTCTGTTTTCCCTCTGTCTCCAATCAATCAAATCAAAATTTTAAATGGCTAGTTTTTTTTGATGTTGATACACCTGAACCTTTTAAACAAAAGATTGCTGACTATAACAAGCAATGGGAAAACTTTGTTCCAGTATATTTAGATTGTCCTTTACCCTATGGTGAATTCCCTGACGAAGTAAGAAATGTCGTTCGTCAATATATTCCAGCCGACTGTGAATATCTAATTACGACTTGGCTCGATAATGATGACGCTATTCATAAGGACTATGTCCAACTGATTCAAGACAACTTCGAGGAACAGAATGGAGAGACGTTAAACTTTTTCTTTGGCTATCAATTAGCTGAAGGCAAGCTTTATTTTGACTTTGAATTAGCCAATCACTTCATTAGTTTAATTGAAAAATATAATCCTGAATCCTTTAATACTTGCTTGTGCCGCCCTCACAAGGAGTTGTATGAGGTATGTCAATCTTCTAAAAAGATATTTTGCAAACCAGTCTGGATCGAAGTTGTTCATGGTTCAAATTACATGAATGTTTATCGTCGAGGTTTTAGAGTGCCAACTGGTAGCATCTTGGATGACTATTCTATTAAAGCGGAGCAGCCCAAAGATCAAGAGAAAACAATTCCATTTTTACTTGAACAAGCCAAGATTTCCATTTTCTTTCCCTATTACTTTCTTAGAAAAGTGTTCTTGAGAATTAAGCATAAACAGCTAGATGAACTGGCTATGAGTCGTTTCACATTTAAGAAATACTAA
- a CDS encoding Gfo/Idh/MocA family protein, with product MTLKIAIAGAGHIANVHASAVKNQGGQVVAVIEKFLDKAAAFTQKFAIPHQYSTLEEAISEAKFDALVIGTPNFLHTPQTIAALNAKIPVMVEKPMAMNAVESAEVIEASLRSNTVLVVAHCWRFDEEVLWLRSQTHKLGKIIRTKGCGVHTHWGPGGWFLDKKLAGGGAIADVGIHAIDTARFLLNDPQPISVFAKIGTYYKNFDVDDTSIIIINWDNGTTSYIESGWWQPYVDSPLAGTQLYGTNGFGQIFPTRLILPCTQKQNEADRSIWNRVLSKFKKQEEIVEVKSGFNFPRKVHFPQSMYDRQMAHFFECIRTKLTPISGGIEGAINMQIVDAAYESAKTGQVVEITGITQ from the coding sequence ATGACTCTCAAGATTGCCATTGCTGGGGCAGGACATATTGCAAATGTTCATGCCTCAGCTGTGAAAAACCAAGGAGGACAGGTAGTAGCAGTAATTGAAAAATTTTTAGATAAAGCTGCTGCCTTTACTCAAAAATTTGCGATACCCCATCAGTATTCCACACTCGAAGAAGCCATTTCTGAGGCGAAGTTTGACGCTTTAGTCATTGGTACTCCCAATTTCTTGCATACTCCCCAAACGATCGCGGCTCTAAACGCCAAAATCCCTGTCATGGTGGAGAAACCGATGGCGATGAATGCTGTTGAAAGTGCGGAGGTAATAGAAGCAAGTTTACGATCAAACACAGTATTAGTAGTTGCCCACTGTTGGCGTTTCGATGAAGAGGTTTTATGGTTGCGCTCTCAGACCCACAAACTCGGTAAAATTATTCGCACTAAGGGCTGTGGTGTCCATACCCATTGGGGACCAGGCGGATGGTTTCTTGACAAAAAACTTGCAGGAGGCGGTGCGATCGCTGATGTGGGTATTCATGCCATTGATACAGCAAGATTTTTGCTCAATGACCCACAACCTATAAGTGTGTTTGCCAAAATTGGGACTTACTACAAAAATTTCGATGTAGATGATACAAGCATAATCATTATTAATTGGGATAATGGTACAACTTCCTACATTGAATCAGGATGGTGGCAACCTTATGTTGATAGTCCTCTTGCAGGCACTCAACTTTACGGAACAAATGGATTTGGGCAAATCTTTCCTACTCGGTTAATATTACCTTGTACCCAAAAACAAAATGAAGCGGATCGTTCCATCTGGAATCGTGTATTATCTAAATTCAAGAAACAAGAAGAAATAGTGGAGGTAAAATCAGGTTTTAATTTTCCGCGCAAGGTTCACTTCCCACAATCGATGTATGATCGCCAAATGGCACATTTTTTTGAATGTATTAGGACTAAACTTACACCTATATCTGGAGGAATTGAGGGAGCAATTAATATGCAGATTGTCGACGCAGCTTACGAAAGCGCTAAAACAGGTCAAGTAGTAGAAATTACAGGAATCACCCAATGA
- a CDS encoding NAD-dependent epimerase/dehydratase family protein, with amino-acid sequence MKIGIVGASGFVGNRAAEVFYEQGHEIRPIVRSQASAERLTPKNLDYQIASAFDQSQLAAAFKGCDVVIHSVLGSPGLIRGSVEPAYKAAQKAGVRRIIYLSSMIVHRSAPAVGTTEASPLVEKQQFPAHPAKIYAERKLLKLRQNGAVEVVIFRPGIVFGPRSRWVSELANQLCQGTAYFINEGKGVCNSVYIDNLIHGIQLGMTTPAADGEAFFVGDREQVTWFDFYRPFAEAFGVDPNQIPNLVVPEFTHSRKQELIGSVVNSQFVQKFLASVPEDFKQNLKNIIPKRNKPSVTQVEELTKTEKKPEPVVNEMMAELQQSQYKLPFDKAERILGYQQIVSFDEGCRLSIEWLSQLKQFQAFLKK; translated from the coding sequence ATGAAAATTGGGATTGTTGGAGCCAGTGGATTTGTTGGCAATCGTGCCGCCGAAGTATTTTATGAGCAAGGGCATGAAATCCGCCCAATTGTGCGTTCTCAGGCTAGTGCTGAGCGCCTAACCCCCAAAAACTTAGATTATCAGATTGCTAGTGCTTTTGATCAATCCCAACTAGCGGCTGCCTTCAAAGGTTGTGATGTAGTCATTCACTCAGTCTTAGGTAGTCCTGGGTTAATTCGTGGCAGTGTTGAACCTGCATATAAAGCAGCTCAGAAAGCAGGAGTGCGTCGCATAATTTACTTAAGCTCTATGATTGTCCATCGTTCTGCGCCTGCGGTTGGCACTACTGAAGCAAGTCCTCTTGTGGAAAAGCAACAATTTCCTGCCCATCCCGCTAAGATCTATGCAGAACGAAAATTGTTGAAATTAAGGCAAAATGGCGCAGTAGAGGTAGTAATTTTCCGACCTGGAATTGTATTTGGTCCGCGATCGCGTTGGGTGTCAGAGCTAGCAAATCAGCTTTGCCAAGGAACAGCCTACTTCATCAATGAGGGTAAAGGTGTTTGTAATAGCGTCTATATTGACAACCTCATTCATGGAATTCAGTTAGGAATGACAACTCCCGCAGCAGATGGCGAAGCATTTTTTGTAGGCGATCGCGAACAGGTAACATGGTTTGATTTTTACCGCCCCTTTGCTGAAGCTTTCGGAGTTGATCCCAACCAAATCCCCAATCTTGTAGTACCTGAGTTTACACATAGCCGCAAACAAGAATTAATTGGTTCAGTTGTAAATTCACAATTTGTACAGAAATTTCTAGCATCAGTCCCCGAAGATTTCAAACAAAACCTGAAGAATATAATTCCTAAACGGAATAAACCTTCAGTAACACAGGTTGAAGAGTTGACTAAAACCGAGAAAAAACCAGAGCCTGTCGTAAACGAAATGATGGCAGAGCTACAGCAATCTCAATATAAACTTCCTTTTGACAAAGCAGAGAGAATTCTGGGATATCAACAAATTGTTTCCTTTGACGAAGGATGTCGTCTTTCCATAGAGTGGTTATCGCAATTAAAGCAATTTCAAGCATTTCTTAAAAAGTAA
- a CDS encoding GMC oxidoreductase — protein MIIDARSLSPEETLETHVCIIGSGPSGLTIAREFANQNFQVAVLESGGFEFDPEIQSLSDGNAVGDAYPVVSSTRLRQFGGTSHTWEGQNGYQEYGFRCLPLDEIDFEQRDWLPYSGWPFTKKHLDPFYERAHQVCQIGPYAYKPEDWEDRRAVRLPFKSDRIGTSMSQYAPRYPFTEEYPRQIRQTDNITTIIYGTVVEIVTDESNQTVTSLRIAASKDKQFWLKAKIFILATGGLENARLLLASNQQQTLGLGNQNDVVGRYFMDRPILSCSLIPYDHRLLEQTALYDIYRTKGIPVMARVRLSEELMRQEHILNNGAQLFPRPQERQRKATLALRSMILAIRDRKPLQDITKNLSTVLSGSDYILAAGFWAGIRKIPALRRGDWSYLPYEKMRFSQFEIFYQLEQAPDPNNRITLSAEKDFLGQNKVEIQWRLNPIDIQNAIRVQEIWAEEFDKAGLGKLEFANKRENWKFENLAMHHHMGTTRMNNDPKQGVVDANCKVHGVSNLFVAGSSVFPTAGYSNPTLTIIALSLRLADHIKTLI, from the coding sequence ATGATTATTGATGCAAGATCGCTATCCCCTGAAGAAACGCTAGAAACCCATGTTTGTATTATTGGCTCTGGTCCATCAGGGCTTACCATTGCTCGTGAGTTTGCTAATCAAAATTTTCAAGTAGCTGTCCTAGAAAGTGGTGGTTTTGAATTTGATCCAGAGATTCAATCCCTCAGTGATGGTAATGCCGTTGGTGATGCTTATCCCGTAGTCAGTAGTACAAGGTTGCGTCAATTTGGCGGCACTTCTCATACTTGGGAAGGGCAAAATGGTTATCAAGAATATGGATTTCGTTGTCTTCCACTAGATGAGATCGACTTTGAACAAAGGGATTGGCTGCCTTATAGTGGTTGGCCATTTACAAAAAAGCATCTTGATCCCTTTTATGAAAGAGCACATCAAGTTTGCCAAATAGGACCCTATGCTTATAAGCCTGAAGATTGGGAAGATCGCCGCGCCGTACGTCTACCTTTTAAAAGCGATCGCATTGGCACATCTATGAGCCAGTATGCACCTCGGTATCCATTCACAGAGGAATACCCTAGGCAGATTAGGCAAACTGATAACATCACCACAATAATTTATGGCACTGTTGTGGAGATCGTCACTGATGAAAGTAATCAGACTGTGACAAGTCTGCGTATTGCTGCATCAAAGGATAAACAATTTTGGTTAAAGGCAAAGATCTTCATTTTAGCAACTGGAGGTTTAGAGAATGCGCGCCTGTTACTAGCATCTAACCAACAACAAACACTAGGCTTAGGTAATCAAAATGATGTAGTGGGGCGATATTTCATGGATCGTCCAATTCTGAGCTGTTCATTGATTCCTTATGACCATCGCCTTTTAGAGCAAACAGCCCTTTATGACATCTACCGCACCAAAGGTATTCCTGTAATGGCAAGGGTGCGCCTCTCGGAAGAGCTGATGCGGCAAGAACATATCTTGAACAACGGTGCTCAGCTTTTCCCCAGGCCCCAAGAACGTCAGAGGAAAGCAACCCTAGCATTACGCTCTATGATTTTGGCAATACGGGATCGCAAACCCTTGCAAGATATCACCAAAAATTTGAGTACAGTTTTAAGTGGCAGTGACTATATTCTTGCTGCAGGGTTCTGGGCAGGCATTAGAAAAATTCCTGCTCTACGTCGTGGTGATTGGTCTTATTTGCCCTATGAAAAAATGAGATTTTCACAATTTGAAATTTTCTACCAACTGGAGCAAGCGCCTGATCCCAATAACCGCATTACTTTGAGTGCAGAGAAAGATTTCCTAGGACAAAATAAAGTTGAAATTCAGTGGCGATTAAATCCCATTGATATTCAAAATGCTATTCGGGTACAGGAAATCTGGGCAGAAGAATTCGATAAAGCTGGGCTTGGTAAATTAGAGTTTGCTAACAAACGCGAAAACTGGAAATTTGAAAACTTGGCAATGCATCACCATATGGGCACAACTCGTATGAACAATGATCCTAAACAAGGCGTTGTTGATGCTAATTGCAAAGTTCATGGTGTTTCTAACTTGTTTGTTGCTGGTAGTTCTGTCTTTCCCACAGCAGGTTACTCTAACCCAACTCTCACCATCATCGCTCTATCCCTAAGACTAGCAGACCATATTAAAACCTTGATATAG
- a CDS encoding ABC transporter ATP-binding protein, which translates to MKYLSQFLFVISTRKIDLLLIVFFFVVISLLDAIGIGLIGPFIGLAVKPETIERSAWLYSLYGYLNLKSINQFIALIGLAIIILFYFKSFLYYRIQNYVLKFCYTQQVWLRLRMLRTYLSLPYTFYLKTNSAHVIQNIGTESANFTYSIAVPLLNSIANAFVLAVILLLMAKTDLLATVSIFGILLVAIVPFHYFRHRVALWGKEGLEANTETIRVVNHAIGGLKTTKLIGCESFFENQLLAQANKYSKAASLFHSFQQLPRIVVEALLITFVVGFVSLSLVIAERSDSLVSVLGIFAIASVRIIPSASQLLTCMGVLRNNKPTLDRIYLDLKELETPESLKYLGMSRKVNSSKTTQVHPFTDKIVIDELSYSYPGAARQSLKDVSLTIRKGESIALIGKSGAGKTTLSDIFLGLLIPESGDIQVDGESIYKDLRSWQNLIGYIPQSIFLMDDTIERNIAFGIPDEQIDKQKLDAAIKKSQLTELIEQLPEGVHTFVGENGVRLSGGQRQRIGIARALYYEREILVLDEATSALDNETESLISEALRELGRTKTMIVIAHRLTTVEHCDRVYEMSNGQIVRSGSYQEIVIEGQSHDD; encoded by the coding sequence ATGAAGTATCTGTCACAATTTTTGTTTGTCATATCAACTAGAAAAATAGATCTTCTGCTAATTGTATTTTTCTTCGTTGTTATATCTTTGCTGGATGCCATAGGTATAGGTTTGATTGGTCCATTTATTGGCTTAGCTGTAAAGCCAGAGACGATTGAACGTAGCGCATGGCTATACAGTCTTTATGGATATCTCAACTTAAAAAGTATTAATCAATTCATTGCACTAATTGGATTAGCAATTATTATCCTTTTTTACTTTAAGTCATTTCTCTACTATCGAATCCAGAATTATGTATTAAAGTTTTGCTATACACAGCAAGTATGGCTTCGACTCAGGATGTTGCGTACTTATCTATCATTACCTTACACATTTTACTTAAAAACAAACTCAGCACATGTAATTCAGAATATCGGTACAGAGTCTGCTAACTTTACTTATTCGATCGCAGTGCCACTTCTCAACTCAATTGCTAATGCATTTGTCCTAGCTGTTATTTTGCTGTTAATGGCAAAGACTGATCTACTGGCGACAGTTAGTATTTTTGGAATACTTTTAGTAGCAATCGTACCATTTCACTACTTTAGGCATAGGGTTGCGCTTTGGGGCAAGGAAGGTTTAGAAGCTAATACAGAAACAATTCGAGTTGTCAACCATGCAATTGGAGGGTTAAAGACGACAAAACTGATTGGTTGTGAGAGCTTTTTTGAAAATCAGTTACTTGCACAAGCTAATAAGTACTCAAAAGCGGCTAGTCTATTTCACTCCTTCCAACAACTTCCTCGAATTGTTGTCGAAGCGCTTTTGATTACATTTGTAGTTGGTTTTGTATCTTTATCACTAGTTATTGCCGAACGTTCTGACAGCTTAGTTTCTGTCTTGGGTATTTTCGCGATCGCATCGGTAAGGATTATTCCATCAGCTAGTCAGTTGTTAACCTGTATGGGAGTCTTACGGAATAATAAACCCACCCTTGATAGAATCTACTTAGATTTAAAGGAATTAGAAACCCCAGAGTCATTAAAGTACCTAGGAATGTCTAGGAAAGTAAATTCCTCAAAAACAACTCAAGTTCATCCTTTTACAGACAAAATTGTTATCGACGAGCTAAGTTATTCATATCCTGGGGCTGCCAGACAATCCTTAAAAGATGTTTCTTTGACAATTCGCAAAGGAGAGTCAATTGCGCTAATTGGCAAATCAGGCGCAGGTAAAACAACTCTCAGCGATATATTCTTAGGTTTATTAATACCTGAATCTGGAGATATTCAAGTTGATGGTGAGTCGATATACAAAGACCTGAGATCTTGGCAAAATCTAATTGGCTATATTCCCCAGTCTATTTTCTTAATGGACGATACTATTGAAAGGAATATTGCATTTGGCATACCTGATGAACAAATTGACAAACAAAAATTAGACGCTGCAATTAAAAAATCACAACTTACAGAGTTAATTGAGCAATTGCCTGAGGGTGTGCATACTTTTGTTGGCGAGAATGGAGTGCGTCTATCTGGAGGTCAACGTCAGAGAATTGGTATTGCAAGGGCGCTCTACTACGAGCGCGAAATTTTAGTCTTAGACGAGGCGACATCTGCCTTAGATAATGAAACTGAAAGTTTAATCAGTGAAGCGCTTAGAGAACTGGGACGTACAAAAACAATGATCGTGATTGCTCATCGATTAACAACCGTTGAACATTGTGATCGCGTCTATGAAATGAGTAATGGACAAATTGTGCGATCTGGTAGTTATCAAGAAATTGTCATTGAGGGGCAAAGCCATGATGATTAA
- a CDS encoding WecB/TagA/CpsF family glycosyltransferase gives MHKDAIPSQNLIVTPVSILSFDEQINLMIDWANKSLSKMVCVANVHMLVEAWQNSPFADVLKDADLVTPDGMPLVWMMKMLGHQKAQRVAGMDIFQAVCKQAQTNQISIFLLGSETYVLDKISQRLQTEFPDLKVAGTESPPFRPLSNTADMDMVQIVNASGAKILFVALGCPKQELWMAQHRDKIQAVMIGVGGVFPVYAGVLKETPKFMQVSGLEWVFRLSQEPRRLWKRYATTIPIFIWLMIKQVVYSSINQQKRNTLN, from the coding sequence ATGCATAAAGATGCTATTCCTAGCCAAAATTTAATAGTTACTCCTGTATCTATATTATCCTTCGACGAGCAAATCAATCTGATGATAGACTGGGCGAATAAAAGCTTAAGTAAGATGGTTTGTGTTGCTAATGTTCATATGTTAGTTGAAGCTTGGCAAAATTCTCCTTTTGCAGATGTACTGAAAGATGCTGATTTAGTTACACCTGATGGTATGCCTTTAGTGTGGATGATGAAGATGCTAGGGCATCAAAAAGCTCAGAGAGTGGCGGGTATGGATATCTTTCAAGCAGTTTGTAAACAGGCACAGACAAACCAAATTAGTATCTTTCTGCTGGGATCAGAGACTTATGTACTTGATAAAATTAGCCAAAGATTACAAACAGAGTTTCCTGATTTGAAGGTAGCTGGAACCGAATCTCCGCCATTTCGCCCATTGTCTAATACAGCAGATATGGATATGGTACAAATCGTAAATGCCAGTGGAGCAAAAATTTTATTTGTTGCCCTAGGATGCCCTAAGCAAGAGTTATGGATGGCACAGCATCGTGACAAAATTCAAGCTGTTATGATTGGAGTAGGCGGAGTTTTTCCTGTTTATGCTGGAGTACTCAAAGAAACTCCAAAGTTTATGCAAGTGTCTGGGTTAGAGTGGGTATTTCGACTTTCTCAAGAACCTCGTAGGCTCTGGAAACGTTACGCTACAACTATTCCTATTTTTATATGGCTGATGATTAAACAAGTTGTTTATTCTAGTATTAACCAGCAGAAACGCAATACACTTAATTAA